In Sulfuritortus calidifontis, the sequence GGTCTGGTCGGCAATACGGAGCCGACCCAGTCGGGCCAAAAATGACCAAGCTATTCGATGATGCCTCGATTCTGGTGACCGGCGGCACCGGTTCCTTCGGCAAGAGCTTTATCCAGACCTTGCTCGAGAAGCATAAGCCCCGGCGCGTGGTGGTCTATTCCCGCGATGAACTCAAGCAGTTCGAGATGCAGCAGGATTTTACCGATCCGCGCATGCGTTTTTTCATCGGTGATGTCCGTGATCGAGAGCGGCTGCTCCAGGCCATGCGCGGCATCGACTATGTCGTCCATGCCGCGGCGCTGAAGCAGGTGCCTACTGCCGAATACAACCCGACCGAGTGTATCCGGACCAATATCGACGGTGCCGAGAACGTCATTCATGCGGCCATGGAGATGGGAGTCAAGCGGGTGATCGCGCTGTCGACCGACAAGGCGGCCAGTCCGATCAACCTCTATGGCGCGACCAAGCTGGTGTCGGACAAGCTGTTCGTCGCCGCCAACAACATGGCGGGCAGCCGGCCGACGCGCTTTTCCGTGGTGCGCTATGGCAATGTGGTAGGCTCGCGCGGCTCGGTGGTGCCCTATTTCCGAAAGCTGATCCAGGATGGCGCCAAGGAGCTGCCGATTACCGATCCGCGCATGACTCGGTTCTGGATTACCCTGGAGCAGGGCGTTGATTTCGTCATCAAAAACTTCGCCCGCATGCGCGGTGGCGAGATCTTCGTGCCCAAGATCCCCTCGTCCAAAATCACCGATCTGGCCACCGCCATGGCGCCGGGGCTGCCGCAAAAGATCATCGGCATCCGCCCGGGCGAGAAGCTGCACGAGGTGATGTGTCCGGAAGACGATTCGCACCTGACCGTTGAGTTTGCCGACCACTTCGTCATCCGGCCGGCAATTCGTTTCGTGGTCGAGACCGACTACATGGTCAACGGCCTGAATGAGCAGGGCCAGTCGGTACCGCAGGGTTTCGAATATAACTCCGGCACCAACTCACATTTCCTCAGCGTCGAGGAATTGCGCAGCTTCGTCGCCGCTGCATGAACTTCATCCCCTACGGCCGCCAGGACATCAACGCGGCGGACGTCGCGGCGGTGGTGGAAACATTGCAATCCGACTGGCTCACCCAGGGGCCGGCCATCGAGCGCTTCGAGCGGGCCATCGCCGACTACTGCGGTGCCGACCACGGCGTTGCGGTCAACAGCGCGACCTCCGCCTTGCACATTGCCTGTCTGGCCCTGGGCCTTGGGCCGGGCAAGCGCTTGTGGACCTCGCCCAATACCTTCGTCGCCAGCGCCAATTGCGCCCTGTACTGTGGGGCTAAGGTCGATTTCGTCGATATCGAATTCGATACGGGCAACATGAGCGTGGCTGCCCTGGCCGAGAAGCTGCAGCGAGCGGAACGGCAGGGAGCATTGCCGGATATCCTGGTGCCGGTGCATTTCGCCGGCCAGCCTTGCGACATGCCGGCCATCAGCGGTCTGGCCGAGCGATACGGCTTTCGCATCATCGAGGATGCCTCCCACGCCATTGGCGCCCGCTATGGCGATGAGCGGGTGGG encodes:
- the pseB gene encoding UDP-N-acetylglucosamine 4,6-dehydratase (inverting) translates to MTKLFDDASILVTGGTGSFGKSFIQTLLEKHKPRRVVVYSRDELKQFEMQQDFTDPRMRFFIGDVRDRERLLQAMRGIDYVVHAAALKQVPTAEYNPTECIRTNIDGAENVIHAAMEMGVKRVIALSTDKAASPINLYGATKLVSDKLFVAANNMAGSRPTRFSVVRYGNVVGSRGSVVPYFRKLIQDGAKELPITDPRMTRFWITLEQGVDFVIKNFARMRGGEIFVPKIPSSKITDLATAMAPGLPQKIIGIRPGEKLHEVMCPEDDSHLTVEFADHFVIRPAIRFVVETDYMVNGLNEQGQSVPQGFEYNSGTNSHFLSVEELRSFVAAA